Within the Leptotrichia sp. oral taxon 498 genome, the region CCACCCACTTTTACTCCGACCATCGCAACAGCTAAACCTTTACGAGCCGCATAAATCGCACTAGAGACCGCTGCTGGTCCCGCTCCAATAACAGCCACGTCATAAAGTTTATTTTCATCAATTTTTTGTAGTTTTCCTTCATCCAAAACACCTAAATTTAAACTAAAATCCATTTTTACCTCCAAATTTTATATATAAAATTATTATAATTTTGTAATTATTATAATTAATTTTATAATATTTTTTCAAAAAAGTCAAATTTTTTTAATTATAATTTTTAAATTTCTGACAAAACTATTGAAAACAAAACTATTCCAGCTCCAATAATTACCTTCAAGCTTAGGACTTCGCCCAATAAAAAAAATGCAAACATTGGTGCAAACAGTGATTCTGTCGACATCAAAAGTGAAGCTCGTGTCGACGTTGTAAATTTTTGACAGACTGTTTGTAAAAGTGTCGGAACTATCGTGGAAAATATTGTCAAATAACCGACTGAAATCAGTGCCATTCCTTTTAAATCTGAAATTTCTCCAGGATTTGAAAAAATAAAAAAATTTACTACAAATAAAATTCCAGCAAATATCATTTGTAAAAAAATTAATTTTAACGGCTCAACTTTTCTTGAAAAAAATCCAGTTGTTGCTATTTGAAACGCAAAAAATATCGCACTTATTATTGTCAAGATATCTCCAAAATTAATGTCAGACAAATTTAAATTTTTATCAAAACTTATGACTCCAATTCCAATTATACAAATAATCGAACAAATAAAAGTCATTATTTTAGGCTTTTTTTTATGTAAAATCCAAAAGATATATGGCACGACGATCACATTTATCGAAGTAAAAAATGCGTTTTTACTAGCCGTCGTAATCATTGCGCCATAAGTTTGAAAAGCGTAGCCCAAAAATTGAAAAGTGCCGACAACAAGTCCAGCAACAATGTCTTTTTTCCTAAATTTTTTCATCTTTTTAAAAAAAACGAAATAAAACAAAATTCCACCGACTAAAAATCTCAGCGCTGACAGATAAAATGGATTAATTCCCGTATTTAACCCAATTTTTACAAATACAAAACCCAGTCCCCACAATATTCCGACTATTAACAGCCCGAAATCCGCTACATACTGTTTCACAAAATTCTCCTTATTTTTTATTTTTTTTACAAGGGATAAAGACCCTTTTCTATTATAAAAAACACTATTTTTTATAATTTTACTCTTATTCTGCACGGAAAAACTTTTTATAAATATCCATTTTCAAAAACTCATTCTCAATTTGCCCATTATTTTTTTCCAAATACCAAATGACAAAATCATGAACTTTTTTAATTTCTTTAACATTTCTTACAATGTCGGTAAAAACCATATCTGATACACCACTTTGCTTTATTCCCAAAATTTCTCCCGAATTTCTCAGTTTTAAATCCTCTTCAGCTATTTTAAACCCATCTGTCGTCTTTTCCATAACTTCCAGTCTTTTTACCGAAACTTCATTATTCGTTTTGGATTCCAAAAAGCAATAGGATTTGTGGCTTCCCCGACCGACACGACCTCTCAACTGATGAAGCGATGAAAGTCCAAATCTTTGTGCATCCCTGATTACTATAACTGTCGCATTTGGCACATTCACTCCAACTTCGATAACGGTTGTCGACACCAAAATGTCAATTTCATGATTTTTAAACTCTTCCATAACTTCCTGTTTTTCCTTATATTTTTGCCGCCCGTGAATAATATCTATTCTTCTATTAGGAAAAATATCTTTATATTCTTCAAAAGTTTCCTGAGCCGATTTTACATTCAAAGTTTCACTTTCTTCAATTAATGGCGAAACAATATAAACTTGTCTTCCTTTTTCTATCATTCTGTCGATAAAATCATACATTTTCTGTTTTTCAATTTCATCTTTTATCCATTTAGTCTTAATTGGAGAACGACCGCTCGGCAATTCATCAATTATTGAAACATCCAAATCTCCATAAATTGTAAGCGCTAAAGAACGGGGAATTGGAGTTGCGCTCATAACTATAAGATTTGCCAGATTTCCTTTGTCTCTTAGTAATTTTCTCTGTCTTACCCCAAATTTGTGCTGTTCGTCGATAACAATTAGTCCAAGATTTTTAAAAACCACATCTTCTTCAATTAAAGAATGTGTTCCAATGACAATATCCACAAGCCCTTCTTTTATCTCATTAAGTAATTTTTCTCTTTTTTTCCCTTTAACACTTGCCGTCAAAAGCTCAACTCTTATGTCAAGTTTTGAAAATTCATCTATAATTCCCAAATAATGCTGAATTGAAAGAATTTCCGTCGGTGCCATTATCGCACCTTGATAGCCATTTTCAATCATGTAGAGAAGAATTACAAAAGAAACTATCGTTTTCCCTGAACCGACATCACCTTGAATAAGTCTATTTACAATTTTCCCAGCTTTTAGTTCTTTATAAATTTCCGTTATCACTGTTTTTTGTGCTTTTGTAAGTTCATACGGCAAACTTTTTATAAATTTTGAGACAAGGTTCTTTTTATCCTCCAGTTTATAAACATTTTTATTATTTTTCTCACTTTGAAATCTGCTTTGCAAAATTCCCATTTCCAGAAGTAAAATTTCCTCAAACATAAATCTTTTTTGCGCTTCTTCCTTTTTTGCTTCACTTTCTGGAAAATGAATATTTAGCATCGCTTCTTTTCTACCAATAATTTTCTCTTTTTTTAAAAACTCATTCGGCATATTTTCATAAAGCAAATATCCATAGCTATTTAGTGCAGCTTCAATAATTTTTCTTATGGAAATTTGTCTTAAAGATTCTGTTGATGGATAAATTGGCAAAATTTGATTTTCTTTTTTAGTTTCAAAATATTTTTCATCAATTTTTTTATACTCAGGATTTATAATTTGTAATTTCATCCCTTTTTTAACTTTTCCGTAAACCATAATTTCATTTCCAACTTTTACATTATTTTTCACATAGCGGTTATTAAACCAGAGAAGTTCCATCATTCCAGTCTCGTCACTTAAAACTGCCGACACCATAACCATTCCTCTTTTTGAAAATCTACTTACAACATTTACAACCGTCCCTTTTAAAATGACAAATTCCTCATCCAAAACTTCGTTTATCTTTTTATAATTATCTCTATTTTCATAAGCTCTCGGAAAATGATAAAATAAATCATAAAGTGAAAAAATTCCTAATTTTTTTAATTTTGGAAGATTTATTTTTGTAACTCCTTTAATTTTTATTTCATTGATATTTTTGTAAAGCAAAGAATATGCACTCACATTCTCACCCCCAGTAAAACTAATAACTTTCCACAAATTCTTCAATTGACAGGATATTTTTATTTAGATTAATTTCTCGTGCCAAGTCGCTTATATTTGGCTGTTTTAACATAGCTTTTTTTAGAATTTCCAAATCCCAAAAAATATCTCTTTTATCGCCATCTGCAATTATTTTTCCATTTGTCATAACAACTATTCTGTCAAAATTATTCACAACAAATTCCATATCGTGAGTTATCGTAATTACAGTTTTCCCTTCTTTATTCAATCCTTCAATTAAATTGTGCAAAACTTGCATACCAAAATAATCCTGTCCAGCAGTTGGCTCATCCATAATTACGACATCACAATCCATAGCAATGATGGACGCAATAGTTACAAATTTTCTCATCGAATAGGGAAGATTGTAAGGATTTTCCTTTTTAAACTCACTAAGTTTAGTAAGTTTCATCGCTTTTTCCACAAGGCTATCAAGTTTTTCCTTAGAATATTTTAACTTTTTTGCTCCAAAGGCAATTTCGTCAAAAACATTGTTGTGAAAAATTTGATCCATCGGATTTTGAAACACATATCCGACCTTTTTGCTCATCTTAGCCACAGAAAAATCTTTAGTATTCCAACCGTCAACAATCACTTCTCCTTTTTCCGCCTTTAAAAGTCCATTTAACATCTTCACAAAAGTCGTCTTTCCAGCTCCATTTTGTCCAATAATTGCAAGTTTTTCTCCTTTTTCAACTTTAAGGGAAATATCATTAAGCACATTTTCAGTTCCGCTCGGATATTTAAAACTCAAATTTTTAACAGTAATAAAACTCATAATTGCCTCTCCTTCAAAAATTTTATTAAACAATTAT harbors:
- a CDS encoding DMT family transporter, with amino-acid sequence MKQYVADFGLLIVGILWGLGFVFVKIGLNTGINPFYLSALRFLVGGILFYFVFFKKMKKFRKKDIVAGLVVGTFQFLGYAFQTYGAMITTASKNAFFTSINVIVVPYIFWILHKKKPKIMTFICSIICIIGIGVISFDKNLNLSDINFGDILTIISAIFFAFQIATTGFFSRKVEPLKLIFLQMIFAGILFVVNFFIFSNPGEISDLKGMALISVGYLTIFSTIVPTLLQTVCQKFTTSTRASLLMSTESLFAPMFAFFLLGEVLSLKVIIGAGIVLFSIVLSEI
- the recG gene encoding ATP-dependent DNA helicase RecG, producing MSAYSLLYKNINEIKIKGVTKINLPKLKKLGIFSLYDLFYHFPRAYENRDNYKKINEVLDEEFVILKGTVVNVVSRFSKRGMVMVSAVLSDETGMMELLWFNNRYVKNNVKVGNEIMVYGKVKKGMKLQIINPEYKKIDEKYFETKKENQILPIYPSTESLRQISIRKIIEAALNSYGYLLYENMPNEFLKKEKIIGRKEAMLNIHFPESEAKKEEAQKRFMFEEILLLEMGILQSRFQSEKNNKNVYKLEDKKNLVSKFIKSLPYELTKAQKTVITEIYKELKAGKIVNRLIQGDVGSGKTIVSFVILLYMIENGYQGAIMAPTEILSIQHYLGIIDEFSKLDIRVELLTASVKGKKREKLLNEIKEGLVDIVIGTHSLIEEDVVFKNLGLIVIDEQHKFGVRQRKLLRDKGNLANLIVMSATPIPRSLALTIYGDLDVSIIDELPSGRSPIKTKWIKDEIEKQKMYDFIDRMIEKGRQVYIVSPLIEESETLNVKSAQETFEEYKDIFPNRRIDIIHGRQKYKEKQEVMEEFKNHEIDILVSTTVIEVGVNVPNATVIVIRDAQRFGLSSLHQLRGRVGRGSHKSYCFLESKTNNEVSVKRLEVMEKTTDGFKIAEEDLKLRNSGEILGIKQSGVSDMVFTDIVRNVKEIKKVHDFVIWYLEKNNGQIENEFLKMDIYKKFFRAE
- a CDS encoding energy-coupling factor ABC transporter ATP-binding protein, which produces MSFITVKNLSFKYPSGTENVLNDISLKVEKGEKLAIIGQNGAGKTTFVKMLNGLLKAEKGEVIVDGWNTKDFSVAKMSKKVGYVFQNPMDQIFHNNVFDEIAFGAKKLKYSKEKLDSLVEKAMKLTKLSEFKKENPYNLPYSMRKFVTIASIIAMDCDVVIMDEPTAGQDYFGMQVLHNLIEGLNKEGKTVITITHDMEFVVNNFDRIVVMTNGKIIADGDKRDIFWDLEILKKAMLKQPNISDLAREINLNKNILSIEEFVESY